atttatttatttatttatttatttatttatttatttatttattgtctttacTGCAATTTGTATGAATATATTTCATCTGTTTATCGACGAAACTTTcatttgtggggggaaaaaaaggatattTATTTGCTCTCGTACAGATTTGTGCtttttggtcatattttaaAGGGTTCAGAActtcaaagtaatttaaatattaaaggaaGATAATctaactaaacacaaaatacaaattttaaatgattttcattaATTAAGGGGGAAAGCATTTCAAAGCAGCCTGGTCTTGTGTGAAATTAGAACTGCCCCCCCAaaacctatttatttatttatttatttatttatttatttatttatttattttgtgaaagatgcaacaaaaatgttcttaaaatcaAACGCATCAGACTTTTTTCAAGCTAGATCATCCTGTCAGGCTTCAACGTCTTAATCTGATTTTAGTTCAGACTTTAACTATGCCACTACCAAACCTTCACGTTTGCATTTCTTGACGTCAGACTTGATGGTGCAATTTGAATGCGTAACCcaacatagttactttgaaCCCGTGGGATGATGCTTGCAGAGCCACCTTCACTGCCTGTGTGCGATTGGGACGGAGCGATCGACGTGGGCGGAAGCGTGAGGCTGTCCTGCTCCGTGGAAGAGGGCGTCCCCATCCCAGAAATCCGCTGGGAGAAAGTGAGCCCCGTGGAAATTTCACTCCCAGTCAACATGGAGGGTCAGTATCTCACTCTtgtggtaggaaaaaaaataaataaatccacacCACACAAAGCCAATCTCGGATTGTCAATTTGCTTACTTGAAAACGGTGAAACTATTCCAATGAAGCTGTTTGTATAAAAGTAGAAACTGTTCCTCTGTGAGACTCCAAGGCTGTGTGCGCATCGTCACATGGATCTAGACATGTTTCCGTACGACTTCATACCGTGAATGTACAACATGATGAAACCACTAAATAGGGCCATATTTATAATAGTTGACATACACCAACATTACCAGGCCTTTAAGCAATTTGTGAAACCCAGATGATGATGTAAGCGTCTGATTAATTCACAACATTTCAGTTAAATGGAGACAAGATCGAAAACACCGCCTCTTTGTGTGACATCATTGAAAAGTTAAACCTCCCAATATATCTGGAAAGACACAGTTATCTGTTATACAAGATAAACATATTTCGATGTGAAATGTGCAAATGAACCCCATGAAAGAAAAGGccaaaaagatttttcaaagaTCTGGGCTGCGGCCGGTAAGAGTATCATTGCCCAATGAAAAGATATGAAAAGATATGGAACACAAATGGGTGTCCAGCACTTCAGCTGGACACCCAGCTGGACAcccagttcagcgttacaccggctgatgacggtgctgtgattcactttgtctggtgtctgattttcaaatattttatgttttattgaggatttttgtacatatgttttggcagttctgtgatcatgtcaaagcggcaacttatattaaaaggtgttttattcTCCTACCAAAGGGTAAACACACATTTACCATTTCGTCAAGGGCTTTCGTCAACAAACTCGGTGGTTTTAGTGGCCATCAATTACAAAGCTCTGATCTTAATCCTACTGAAaactctctctgtctctcaggCGAGCTGTCTGGCTCCGTCCAGATTGTCAACGTGTCGTCTCAGACGTCCGGCTTGTATCGCTGCTCGGCCACTAACGTCCTGGGAACAGAAAACTGCTACGTCAACTTGGCCATTTACAACAGCGAGGGTCTGTTTCACCAGCGCCGCCACGCCTCTTTTGGTTTGCTGCTCGAGCCGTTCTGATCGGAGCTGTTTTGTGCACCGCAGCGGCTCCAGGCGGCCCCTCGGGCGTCCTACCAGGCGTGCTGCTCACGCTGGTGATGGCTCTGGTGCTGCTGGCTCTGCTGGTCATCATCCTGTGGCTGCATCGCACGGGGCAGGAcgggaggagcaggaggaggaggaggaggggggacaggaaggcagaggaagaggagtgttACAACGAGATCCGCTACACTCCATCCCTGATGAAGCGCTCCTTTGTCTGAAGTCTCAGCGTCAGGTATTGAAATGAAGGACTTGTTCAGCTTTGCTTCTGCTCTTCTCACGGCTGCACTGCCAgacatattgtgaaataaaaaaaaaatatccaagttCTGATAGTTTATTCTTTTAGTTTgagttcccccccccccccatttgcCTTCAAAGCTAAATGATAACCAGATATAAACccaattaaaaaatgttgagctGCATCTCTCCtcaagaatttttttaatgaattttttttttccttttttcaactatcaaaataaaccttacacatttttttgtggGTTCTTCTGTTAGCCCAAAGAAACAATCGTGGGTCTTTGTTGAATATAAGCTGGATGCTAACGTCTCATGTTCTTTATAAGTGCAGGGTTTcagcttaatgttttattcccTTTATCTATTGAATCTCacgtacatttttttttcactttatcaGTTTATTCTTGGATAAGTTTGCAAAAATTGTACTTCTCGCTTAAATTCAAACCTTTTCTTCAGTCGAAAGACCTTTAAAAGCATTTAGTGTTCATGCTTTCATCACCTCTGGACTCGACTGCATCAGTTTTCACTAAATTGGCATTTCTTTGTCGGCTGCAGTCAAAGGCAGCTTCACATAATTAATTTCATCTAATTTGCTTGCAATGtctgttttaataccaaaagttttttaaaattggcaTTTAATTTATGTTCAGCTTCaggatcatgttttttttcccctcccattATCTGCTTGTTAAactgttaatatttttcatgtaaagcatttaaatatacaacaaaggcccctaaaaatggtttaaatgaAAAGCATTAGAATATGTACATTTGAAAGCTTCTTTCCACTTTACAAATACCTGATTCTTTGCGTTAGTCCATCTGATAATGAAACATACTTGATTTTGAAGTTCACAGGGTGCTAATACAGTTAAAAGGCACTGAATTTTCAATCCATAACACAAAGTCAAGATGCCCAAGATTAAAACagcacttcacaaaaaaaacaaagaaatcacgCCGACCAACAAGTTtgcaaagaaagacaaaaactttaatttaaatagaagagaaaaaaaaaaatcacataaaaaaaactgtacagaaCATTGACTTAGTTCTTAAATAAAAGGCCACCCTcccaaaaatgtctaaaatgaaaaactgggATGAGGACGATGAAATCTTGTGCAAAAGAAGTAATAAGTGACTCTTCCCAAACTGCACATTTCAGCTCTTCAGGTCGAGTCTCACCCTTCCGCACATAGTGtctttgatgaagaaaaaacaaaaacccaataataaaatagatttatattttaaatatatattcatatagCAAACATGCTGTACATAGATCTAGAGATTCAGAAATCCCTTTTGGACACCCAGGTCTGCCTGTTAGCTTGTGCTTTCCCGTctcccaaaaaagaaaaatagagaagaaaaaaaaaaaagacagaaaaattcCCCGTTGCTTTGGatgcaaattatatttaaaaaaaaaaaaaccagcactGATCGACAAGTCTGTATTTCCTGAGTTGAAGGTGTTGTTAGTCCTGGGAGAGATGCTATACAAGGTTCCTTGCagcaaatttacaaaaattcTCAGGGCTGCTCAAAagattaaggaaaaaaataaaaaaaatctgtaaggaGCTTAAAGTGGAGCAAAGACGGCAGCGTAGAGAGAGATTTCTCAAACGCCATGAAGAATTGTAACACCAGTGTGACCCAGTTCCCAACCCACACATTAAGTGACCTTCGTTTTAAAGAGAAActccatttttaatttcaagcaTCAAATTTGCCTCCAATATCCATTTTTCCACCAGAGCCTAATTCAAGCCACCCGcctcaaataataataataataataataataataataataaaggatCTTAAATCCTTCttacttttctttccttccccCAAAATGTTAAATCCTGAGAATGCTCACCTTCTTTCATGTTTcccacaaaggaaaaaaataaaaattaaaaaaaatcagagaaattaaTTTGTGAGCAAACCAGGATCTGGCAATTAATGCTATGGCACAATGTTACGAACACTGCAGACAGCCGACAGCTGGGCGCTGCGGCGGGGAGGAGAACATCTCAACGGGCTGccagttgctttgttttgtttcatgtttacCTGCAACCCATTAAAACTCGCAGATTTTCACAgcggtataaaaaaaaaaaaaaaaggaaaagtggaaaggagaaaaactaaatttgagTTCTCAGGAATATTTCCAGTCATGCTACAGGCTTAAAGAGACgatttgtttatttggaaatggtTTTGCGTGAAGCACTGATGGACAGTAGATTAAACTCTCCTCCGTAATGAGGAAGGTATCAGATGCTCAgcatgaaaacatctgcaggaAACTTGATTTCAGTCCCAACATGTTTCATAAACGTTGAGTaaccaaaatcactttttgaaCAATGatccagttttttaaaaaaagttcttgACCAGCTTTAAAGtaagatttattcatttatttagacCCTTTTCTAAATTTGGTTTCCCCATTGATACTCGGAGGAATGATCCGATATAACTTaaagaggaggggggaaaaaaaggtgacTGGAATCGGCTGATTCTCGATCATGATCAAAGCTCAGCAACTACACTCTTCAGTGTAGAGGTGGTTATTGAGTGAATACGActaaaaatgaataagaaattAGCAATTAAGTGCAGAGATGCAAGAAGCTGCGATATGTTGACACGTGACGATTTGTTCTCTCGGGCTGTGGgaaagcgagagagagcaagacttacTGCAAATCTGTCTGAAATACATATTGGATCTGAAAATGTAAGCAGCCTTGTAGAAATCTAAGTGTGAAAGATCTATGTTCTCTAAAATGTACACACAGACTGAGCTAACTGGTTTTTACTACATGAGATGCTAAgccagtttaaaatgttaaccCAGTAATCATTTCGttcccattttaaataa
The DNA window shown above is from Poecilia reticulata strain Guanapo linkage group LG14, Guppy_female_1.0+MT, whole genome shotgun sequence and carries:
- the LOC103475457 gene encoding immunoglobulin superfamily member 11 isoform X3 translates to MRESSLEAVRGDSVLLPCSFFTSSDFSRLNVIWTLAPFSSPGSPVQVIVYDHGQVIKNPSLIGRVDFTGLPFSADIMLNETRVSDGGIYRCMVNNPPDTADPGVGELLLSVLEPPSLPVCDWDGAIDVGGSVRLSCSVEEGVPIPEIRWEKVSPVEISLPVNMEGELSGSVQIVNVSSQTSGLYRCSATNVLGTENCYVNLAIYNSEAAPGGPSGVLPGVLLTLVMALVLLALLVIILWLHRTGQDGRSRRRRRRGDRKAEEEECYNEIRYTPSLMKRSFV
- the LOC103475457 gene encoding immunoglobulin superfamily member 11 isoform X2; the encoded protein is MITGKLCGGATYPTAALRVAMRESSLEAVRGDSVLLPCSFFTSSDFSRLNVIWTLAPFSSPGSPVQVIVYDHGQVIKNPSLIGRVDFTGLPFSADIMLNETRVSDGGIYRCMVNNPPDTADPGVGELLLSVLEPPSLPVCDWDGAIDVGGSVRLSCSVEEGVPIPEIRWEKVSPVEISLPVNMEGELSGSVQIVNVSSQTSGLYRCSATNVLGTENCYVNLAIYNSEAAPGGPSGVLPGVLLTLVMALVLLALLVIILWLHRTGQDGRSRRRRRRGDRKAEEEECYNEIRYTPSLMKRSFV
- the LOC103475457 gene encoding immunoglobulin superfamily member 11 isoform X1, with the translated sequence MASPVRWILWTLCVCFAALQNAALRVAMRESSLEAVRGDSVLLPCSFFTSSDFSRLNVIWTLAPFSSPGSPVQVIVYDHGQVIKNPSLIGRVDFTGLPFSADIMLNETRVSDGGIYRCMVNNPPDTADPGVGELLLSVLEPPSLPVCDWDGAIDVGGSVRLSCSVEEGVPIPEIRWEKVSPVEISLPVNMEGELSGSVQIVNVSSQTSGLYRCSATNVLGTENCYVNLAIYNSEAAPGGPSGVLPGVLLTLVMALVLLALLVIILWLHRTGQDGRSRRRRRRGDRKAEEEECYNEIRYTPSLMKRSFV